CCTCGGCAGTTCCATTCCAAAAGGCCTATTGGGCTCAGCGGTGCTGCCTAGCAGCAACCGCCACATTGCCACACTGCCAaccttctcattttcttttttagcatCACCGCCTCCCTGCTTTTCCACCTTTCTTCATATACTCACCTGCACATTCTGGTCTAACACGCCTAATGGGGTTAAAAcacctcttttcttttgaattggGCTAGcttccttctcttttccttttgcCTGGCTTGCACAGGCCCTTTTTTTCCAATGGCCACTAGTTAGGCCTATTGTCTCCACAACCCAGCCCATATCCATCTGTTAAGTCATAGCTATTGGGCCCTCCCCTTTACTTGTCGTATTTAAGCCCACAAAATCCCTTACTAACCTATCCTTTGAGGCGGgctcaaatttaaattttggggcCTCCGTATTTCCTGTCTCCATCGCCCCATGCCTACATCCTCCTTTCACGTTGTTAGCCTACTCTCTGTCCTCACAGTCTTTTACCAAAATTGCTAAGGTTTCTTTTGGGAGTTCTCTGAGGTTGATAACCAagccattttcttgattttccaCCTTGTTACTCTCACAACCTTTGGAATCTTTGTTGTGTTCTCCACAGTCCTTTCCCCGAGGAACTGCACAACTGGCATTTTGTTGTCAGGCACCACCGCTATGCTCCTTGACGTCTGGACCTTCGGACCCTTGTCAGCACCGTTGGGCACTTTTCCTCGCATGTCTACCCCCTCGTTCCTCTTTCCGTAGTGAGGTTCCCATCCCGTTCTTTTCACTGGTTCTCCTCTTAGCCATGCCCCATATTGGAGGTCCCTTCTTTCACCGTTTCTATCTTCGCCCTTGCTCTATAGGCAATCTTTTAGGTCATGCTCCAAAAGTCCATAGCAATAATAGAAGTTTGAGAGGTGCTCATATTTGAAGAGCACCCAACGATGCACCTCATCTTCAACCTTTATTTTTCTACCCTGTATTAACTTTCTTGCAACGTCTATCTTGACCCAAACTCGGAGGCATTTCCCCCATTATACCCCCGTGTCTGCCACATCCACCTTTAAAACCTCCCCGAGGCTAGCCCCAATGGCCATCCCTGTCCTTTGTCCTATGTTTGAGGGGTAGGTTGTACATTTGAACCCAAAAAGGAGACCACTTGAATACCATGTCCTTTGGATCTTGATCCCCTTCGAAATCCTATAGCAGCACCAGTTGTTTCTCATAGTGCCATGGGCTTATTTCCATTACTCTCCTCTTATCCTGTTCATCGTCAAACTCCACTAGGTACATCTCCTCTTCTATTATCGAGATTTGAATACTTTTATTTGGCTTCCATAACATCCTAATGTTTTTCCTTAGGGCATCAAACATAATACCTTTGTGAGAGAGCACCTTCATAACTAGATAGTTTTccccccctttcttttgttgCTCTCGTGCATTCTCTTCCTAGGTTGACATTTACTTCCTCCTCATCTGTGACCTTTAACTTTTGCCAGAGTATTTCCAGCTCCTTTGCCATGTttcaaaacctcacttgacctCACCACCCAAAGATGGGGAAAGGTCACTTTAATCCTACAAGCACGACACTGTGGGACTCACACTGCTTCTACATGCCTACGGCGCAAGTGCACATTTacattcaaagtttcaaatgcAATACTCACTTGCATCTATTCAGGGAAAGTGAAATAACtttcaacttatttatttatttatttattttttgagaatcaacttCTGAATTTAGATAGAAAGAGGTCTGAGGTCAATATAAAGGGTACCGGTATATGCCAGAAGAAGGGAAATACTGATATTGTATTATTTAGAGAGCCTCTCCCTAAAAAACTCTACATTTTCTAGTTTATCTATCTATTGTTGTTAAATAAACTCCAAGTGAGatctcaatacaataaaatttaatatattagtttatttcaaaaattttaagatctaaatgatttttatttttttattttttaatttaagaagAATAAATTTGTACTTTTGTTGTTTGGCTTACTGTTCCACCCATATTTTAGGTGAAATTAGTTtggtgttgtgtgtgtgtgtgttttttatttatttatttttaaagactAAGATATTGTCAAGATAATCATAATCAACATTTCAGCtaggctttaaaaaaatttaggtttaggggggttcaaaattttattttaggagggtcaagaaataaatttaaaaagtatataattttttttttttttttgacaatgaACCCACTAAACTGTTCATAGAGCTGCCCATGGTTGAACACAAACCAACCACTTGACCCATAAGCGTGCTAATGTGTCTTTTAACAACAACTTTAAAAATCCATGATTTGGGTTACACGCTGACATGGTAGGTGCTTATATTCATGAACAAATGCATATAGTGGAAGAAAACATACTATTAGGCCCAGGCGCATGGTTTGATCAGTAGTCTTTAGTGGATCATCATGATTTGCAGAACAATGGCAAATATTccaagttaatttttttagaaatttcaaGAGTCTGTATAAATTATAGTATTACTCACCATGTTATGAAAGTGTTTGCAAATATAGCTAAGTTACTCACTAAAAACCCAAGGACACAGTTCAAACATCATGCATAGATTCGGAAAGAACCTTATGCATGAGAGGGCGCGCTTTACACATGGCTTCCAATGGGACGGCTTTTGGCATGGTGAGTCCATTACCTTCAGTCATGTCAACTTTTTCTTTAGTAACCCTTTCCCACTCAAAGCATTGAATCAACGATCCCAAAGTCAAGCTCATCGTACGTTGGGCAAGGCCTGCCCCAGGACAAGCCCTCCTCCCTAATCCAAAAGGCATTAACTTATGTGGGTCAACCTCACCAATTTCAAACCTCTCAGGTTTAAAACTAGTAGTATCTTCCCACAACTCAGGATCTCTATGTATGACCCATGCATTGACCAGTAACATTGTGTCACGTGGTATATCATATCCTCCGATAGTACAATCATTAGAAGACGAATGAGGTACTAACAAAGGGCCAGGAGGGTTCAATCGAAATGTCTCTAAGATGATACATTGGAGGTAGTGTAATTTGGAAACATCTTGTTCGTCTATCCATTTATCTTGCTCAATTTGAGTGTCCAACTCTGCTTTAGCCTTCTTCAACACTTCAGGATGATTAATCAAATTAGACATTGCCCATTCTAATGTCACCGCTGACGTGTCAGTTcctgcaagtatcaagacctgCCAATATGTGtttagaaaaataagaagaatgaaaaaagaaagaaaaaaaaaaaaagaattgatttgATACCCTatgaaaaaatcttttttttttttttttttgttttttgttttttgctttttttgtttttcatatcaatagaatcttacccaaaagaaagaaaaagatttggGAGGTCTTCTAACAATTAGCTATAATTAAGTTTGAAGTGATAGTCTAATAGTAATAGCATCTGGTGTCCCATCTTAGTGATTCAAACACACCTCTTCCCTCCTCCATTATCTACCCATATAAGagtaacattaaaaaaataaaaataaaaacaaaaactatgtGTAACATCAATGGCGgcttcaaaattatttttagagtggttactaagaaacttaaattatacaaaaaaaacttggatatatcaatatcaccaaaaaaaaaaaaaaacttacgaAAATACATGAAGTGCATGTTACCATGTTGTTTTCCACTAACAaagagaaaagttaaaaaaaaagaaaaaaaaaagaaaaaaaaaagattgataagagaTAAATTGGGAATTGAGAATGATGAGATTAGAGTAATTAAgtaagagaattgaaatgacAGTAGAGAATCGAAAGAAAAAGGATGATGTTTTCTACAACTATGAGATGAGTTGCTAAAGAAGCAAAATTATTGTCACTACAaagccaaaaagagaaaaattgctGACACTGTTAAGGAGAACTTAggactacaatatttttcttgaagagccaaaattatttttggagtaatgctacatttacaatattatatatatatatatatatatataaaccttatacaacaattttttattagtgttataaaaagtgatgtcaatatTGGTgccaaattagaattaataaacgATTTCCACTTATCatataagatttgttatgaaattatcgtaaaaattttgttaatgtagtattattcttatttttattgaattgaaattctTGTAATTCTCAAATTAGGATggtctatatttttattagggtggtTAAAATAGGTTAGTTTAGTGTGTGTAtacattttttaacaaatcaagatggtcttgtgaccaccctGCAATACATGTATAGTGGCCCTGTGTAACATGTAAAAAAACGATATGATTTTGGGCTCGTTAATCCCCTCCATTAATTAcccaatctatatatatatatatatatatatatatatcaaacattTGCCATCAAAATATAAATCATAAACCCAAGTTATAAAATACAAACCCAAGTTATAAAATATCAACACTTCACATGGAAAGggtaaaactatatatatataatacacacacacacacacacacacacacacacacagagagagagaacttgccaatttttattgattttttgtttttttccctctcctaaATAGCAGTagctctactttttttttttttttgggtagtcattaaaaaaatttaaattgtacaAAATGTAacataaatatttcaaaaaaaaaaaaaaaaaaaactatatacatgaagttttacaattgcttctagttaaaaaattaaaaggaaaaagtagACTGCTAAGAGATAAAGTGATAATTGAAAATGCTGAGAGGAGAataataaagtgagagagagtttgaaatgatgagagagagagagagagagagagagagagagagaaatggataATACATGTTGCAATTGCAAGCCAAAGCATTGAAGAGAGTAGAGCTACCACAACTATAAAGTCAAGAAGAGCATTGTTGCTAGCACGACAAAGGAAAACTTAGAATCATATTATATCTCGTGGTTCCATTTTTTAGgataaatgaaattataaattattttttatgtaatggAATGGATAAGTTATGATTCTGAAATATTAGGgattttatcttttgtttttggatgaggttttttgttgaatattttgtttatttgttgttatttggatGGCCTATATTTGCTATTATTATTTGaggtttaattttattattatttaaggagTTAAGGACTATGTTTGGTGGATCAAGATTATTTTTGTGGTTAATGCAAGAGATacaataaaatgacaaaaaaaaaaaaaaaattaacacattcctaaattagaatacaaaaaaagaaaaaagaaaaaagaaaaaaaaagaattaaagattGTGGTGGGCTTATCTATGAGTTGGCAAGCTAATTTAGGAatgttgtgatattttgttatgtccataacattacttttatttttgttaaactcaAATTCTTGGGATTCTTAAGTTAAGAtgttcaatatatttttttagagtagacaaaatagatataattatgtgtgtatatatatatatatatatttttattaataattcttAAGTTCTATGTAGAGTTGTCCCTGACTCcacttgtataaaaaatatcatacgtgaaatttcatttttttcaaaaaataagtataagaacatctaaaaaaattatgaaaatttaaatattgaaaaaaaagattcactttaattatttaaaaatatttgaatgaatatttaaaaaaaaggattttaattgatttttttttaaaggaagtaTTTCAATTCTAGTTTTCAATATGTAAttcttcatttaaaattaaattttaaatatacaatatatttttaacacatgATTGGATCACACCACTTATATATGGTACACCAATAATACTTATCGAAACATAATCTAATTATCACTTTGTCAAATGTCTAAATTGTGACAAAATGTGTAAGTGTGTGAtctagaatttttattttttttcacccaAAGGAAAGGAAGAGTGGAGCCAAGAGAGAGATGTAGTATGGGTTAGAATGAAGAGAGAAATTAAAGCAGTGTGGCACTTACCAACATAAGCCCTTTGATAATTTGGTCGGTGTAGTATTCCGGTTGTGATTTTTGCAAAGAAAGTAGATGATTGATCATGGTTTTTTCCCCTTCCTCGTCCTTATTCCTAGCCTCATCAATTAGTCCTTGCAAGAACACATCTGTTCTCTTGGCAAATCCCTTCAACTTCTTCTGCAAACCCCCATAATCAATCCACCGCAAAAGCGCCACAAATTCTCCTGGATTCGATGCCCCAGACATCTTTATTACCTCACTCACTAGCTCCCTGAATTCCCTTGCTTCTTCCACGTCTTTCACATCTTCCCCATAGTACCTCTTCCCTGCCACCATTCTCATTATAATGTTAAATGTCAACTCCGAGAACATAGATTTCAACTCTACCTTAGCAAAACCTCGGCACGAGTTTTTGGATAGTTTGCGTAGCAAGCACTTGACCTCATCTCTTCGAATTGCTAAGAACATGTTGAGACGATTTGTTGAAAAGATTTCTAAGGTACTGATGCGGCGAAGGTTGCGCCAATGGTCTCCATAAGGGGCTGATACCAGAGTGGTGTAGTTGTAGCCTAAGTGCCTGCCCACTGATAAGCGAGGACGGTTCGCTAAAACAATGTCGTTCTTGGTGAAACATTCTTCGACTGCAGATGGGGATGATATGATGACCACAAGTTTGGAACCGAATCGAAGAGAGAAAACATGACCGTATTTTTGTGATAGGCGGTGAAAAGTACGGTGAAGAGGTTTTTTAACGAGATGAAGATGACCTAGAATTGGTAGAGAAGGTGGGCTGGGCGGAAGGTGTTTGTGTTGTGTTCTTGTTGGAAGGAAAAGTTTGAAAGCGATGAAGACAAGGAGAAATGATAGAGATGAGTAGAGAAAGATGTCTTCCATATCActtatgttttgtttgtttgtatgtGATAAAAGATGATGAATATACGTGGCCTGTATAGGGGGTTATGCGAAACAATTTAACCCAAGAAATGAACTACTAAATGCTAATTCAGTGTCAGTTTGGCTTGAGTTTATAAACTCagtttttaacttttggttTTATATACCATGTTTTAAACTtcgttttttctctctttttttaacatataaatataatttagcacattttcaaccaaaaaactAGATAAGTTATTGCTAAATATACACTTAGTCAACAAACCCTAGAAGTTACTGAAATTAGTACGTTTCAGTTGTTCTGCAACCATTCATGAGCCTCTCTATCCTATAAAGCAGGACAAAAAAAGATCTTAGTCAAACTAACCTGGATATAATAACTATTTTTATCCCTTAAGGTTCTTAGTCTTTTTGTTCCAATCACTTACATCTATTCTTATAACTATTTTTATCATACAAGGTTCTTACATAAGGTGCTTAATTAGTGCTTCTATTTCAACCACTTAAGTCTATTCTTATAACTATTTTTATCATATAAGGTGCTTCGTATTTCTGTAATTATATGTTACTAACCTACAcaacttgataaaaaaatatttatatataatacaaaatgGATTAATAAGcattaatacaaaaaaattgaaatttgtgaatttgtaaaaaaatgtcCTTGCTAAGTTAATttgaagttataaaaaaataaaaaaataaataaaactccttttaaatatacaatagaTTTTTAACCTATAACgttcattttataataaattttgtttattattaagCCAAAATATCAGCTGTTTTTTTCATGTATTTGAAGTTTGAattctaaatctcttatttattgACAAGAGAGTttaccaaagaaaaaactaaaatccaaaatttagtTGATAGTTGTTTAGAGAATATTAAacctattttaatatttaaaaaaaattagcgcTGGGTTGTCTTACATAAAAAGTGGAAACAGTGAACTGTGATTGGAAATATATGAGTTTTCAAAAGCTCATATGAGTTATGACAAATTAGAAGTtcgcaccaaaaaaaaaaaaaaaattaagattttcatTCTATATATTATAGATTGATATGgctatatttaatttttaaaatgatttttttaatatttttaaaaagaagttacatgtatcaaaagtGGCCAAGTGcagtttaatttttatatatctatataattcCTAAGTAattttggcccaaaaaaaaaaaaaaaaaaattcctaagtAATTTCGCAATTGAATTTTCACGCAATTCGAGCCGCAACCCGAGCTTTTTCATTGACAAATCCACTGTTTAAAACCAATCTTTGAAGATAGGACATGAAAGGAAATTTTTGAAGATAATAGTATAATACAGCTCACCTGGAtcatcaattaaaatatttgaaaagttGGATCATGATCGATTGTATATGCACTACTTAATTTGTCAATGTATTGTGAAACCTCATTCTGAGTCCAAAAATAAACATCATGAATGCAATCTAGATGAATACAAGAATGAAATGTATGtgctaatattttatttattagagCAGTATTTACTAAGTAATTAGTACTAAAATATTCCTATTTCATAAATAAAGCTTCaaagttgaaagaaaaattattgttcaatACAAGCTGAGTAATGCTATCTATATAGATACAGAGAATCAAATATACGTGCTAAGGACATTGTTCAAACATCATGTTTAGATTCGGAAAGAACCTTATGCACAATAGGGTGTGCTTTACACATAGCCTCCAATGGCACAGCTTTAGGCAGGGTGGTTCCATTACCTTCTGCCATGTCAACTTCTTCCTCACTAACCCTTTTCCACTCAAAACATTGAATCAACGATGCCAAAGTCAAGCCTATTGTACGATGAGCAAGTCCCTCCCCAGGACATGCTCTCCTTCCCAATCCAAATGACATTAACTTGTGTGTTTTACCCTCGCCaccagtggcggagccacacACAAGAGTGGGAGGGCCAAggcccccccaaaatttaaaaaaaatattttatagtatatatatattatttacatttttaaaaatgtagcatgtaaaaattgaagttggCCCCTCCAATTTTTGAGTCATTTCAATGGTGctcttaaaagaaagagaaattatattaaaatcatataatttaagaggtttaacaaattaaactatgtaaaaaatgataaatttttgtacatgtctaatagaagaaatacatgacttttatatactcattaaaatttagaaaatgataaattctcttagtaaattaatttatgtgtgtgtgtatatgtagaggtttgtcttaattaatatattagcaTTACAATTTGGCCCCCCCAAACCAAAATTTCTGGCTCCGCCCCTGCTCGCCACCTTCAAACCTCTCAGGTTTGAAACTTTCTGGATCATCCCACACCTTTGGGTCTCTATGCAGGGCCCATGCATTGACCAATAACATTGTATCAGGTGGTATATCATATCCTTCAACAGTGCAATCGTTGGAGGACATGTGGGGAACTAGCATTGGGGCAGCGGGGTATAAGCGAAGAGTCTCTGAGATGATACCTTGAAGGTATTGTAATTTAGAAATATCTAGTTCATCAATCAATTTCTCTTGCCCAATTTCATTGTCCAACACTATTCTAGCCCTCTTCATTACATTAGGATGATTGAGCAAAGAAGACATTGCCCATTCTAATGTTACTGCCGATGTGTCAGTCCCAGCAGATAACAACACCTGCACAATGTTTAGTATGAAATCAAaagagaatggaatggattaTTGGTTGTAGAAGTGTCTTTTAGATCTTGTTGTAAGATGATTACGGGATTCTATAAACTGATAAAAGTAACGTGAGAATAGAATAAGACtgtaatatattacaaattatgTAAATTGGATTGAATACATgtgtattttatatatgtatattgaGTCCCACATCAGCTATATagtattttgaaatttgaactttcacttaaCTAGTCCttttcagttatatatatatacacacacacatattactAACCTTTTCATTCGgtttaaaattaaagagattgTAATATCTTAATTAGTGTAAGTTTTGCAGCTAATGAAGTCCGATTGTATGGAAACGTAGGCCTCTGATAATTTGtacgttttttcttttcctttttattttttattataaacaaaCGAGCAAAGGCCGCCATACACGGTTGTTTCAAAACTATTTAGAAACTTTTCGAACtcaagtctatatatatatatatatattgaaaaggagagatacAGTGAACTTTACCCGTATTAGTCCTTTGATAATTTGGTCTGTGTAATATTCAGGTTGAGATCTTTGCAAAGAAAGCAGATGATCGATCATAGTATTCCCCTCCTTTCCTCTCTTCTCATCAATCAAACCTTGCATGAACTCATCCATCCTCTTGGAAAGTCCCATCATCCTCTTCTCTAAAACCCCCATAATCAATCCACCGCAACATAGGCAAAAATTGTCCTGGATTTGACTCCCCAGCAATGGCTACACTCTCTTTCATTATTTCCCTGAATTGCCTCGCTTCTTTCTCGCCCTTCACCGCCTCTCCATACCCATAGTACCTCTTCCCTGCGACCATTCTCATTATAATGTTAAAAGTCAGCTCTGAGAACAAAGATTTCAACTCAACCTTGGCAAAATCTTGGCTAGAGTTGTGTGATAGTTTGCGTAGCAAGTGCTTGACCTCGTCTCTTCGGATGCTTGTGAACATGTTGAGACGATTTGCTGACAAGATTTCGAGGGCACTGATGCGGC
The DNA window shown above is from Quercus lobata isolate SW786 chromosome 7, ValleyOak3.0 Primary Assembly, whole genome shotgun sequence and carries:
- the LOC115954075 gene encoding cytochrome P450 81Q32-like, encoding MEDIFLYSSLSFLLVFIAFKLFLPTRTQHKHLPPSPPSLPILGHLHLVKKPLHRTFHRLSQKYGHVFSLRFGSKLVVIISSPSAVEECFTKNDIVLANRPRLSVGRHLGYNYTTLVSAPYGDHWRNLRRISTLEIFSTNRLNMFLAIRRDEVKCLLRKLSKNSCRGFAKVELKSMFSELTFNIIMRMVAGKRYYGEDVKDVEEAREFRELVSEVIKMSGASNPGEFVALLRWIDYGGLQKKLKGFAKRTDVFLQGLIDEARNKDEEGEKTMINHLLSLQKSQPEYYTDQIIKGLMLVLILAGTDTSAVTLEWAMSNLINHPEVLKKAKAELDTQIEQDKWIDEQDVSKLHYLQCIILETFRLNPPGPLLVPHSSSNDCTIGGYDIPRDTMLLVNAWVIHRDPELWEDTTSFKPERFEIGEVDPHKLMPFGLGRRACPGAGLAQRTMSLTLGSLIQCFEWERVTKEKVDMTEGNGLTMPKAVPLEAMCKARPLMHKVLSESMHDV